ttagcagggtagggtttgctattcagaaaggggtagcggcgcagcttgttgctcgtctacctgccattagtttgtaatcgtattGAGTTTATTattatgaaataaaaataagGTTTAATTAAATCTATAACAATACACAACCTAAAGCTACATGTCTTTTAACTTCATAATATTGAGCACCATCATTTTATGACCTAAATGGGATCCCCATAACTAACAACCCATTCCCACCATACTTTACCTTTGACTTTGGAAATAAAACCACCATGTTctaaattcaaaaaaataaataaataaatcaggACCTAGACATCAAATAACTTTCACAAATTCAAAAACATCCCACCACCCCATACATACATCCCTCTCCTTCACTTCCTGTGGTAACTCCAAATCTTAAAACTTCAAGTGTAGAGTTTAACTCCAAGTGATTTCTCGTGCTTCAAGCTTTGGGTTTTAATAGTTCTTATCTTATTCCTTCTCCTTGCTTGCTTCTTGTAAGTAAAATTTAAAGAAACATTTTATTTTCATAGAATATGATGCTCAAGTCCACCCAAGTCTAGACTGTTGTGGTTACTCTTAAAAATATTATGTTTGATAAAAGCTAGTAAATAAAGATTAAATTTTGTCTAACATACTTTCAAAAAGTAAACATACACATGCATGAATTTTTTTTAAACGTTGTGTTGATTTCAAGTAATTATCATATTatggttttttttaaatattttttttataacttaTAGTTCAAAATCTTGTGAAAGGATATGGTTTTAAGgattaaaatatatgtatatacataataATATATACATACCTACTGATTTTTAGAGTGAGAAATACAAGGATTTTTCAAAAAGACATTTTGGTGAAACTTAAATATCACGAACTTTTGAGTATGGTCACATTTCAAGCTTATGGACCTAAATTATGACGTATAAatttataaacatatatattaggTTTGGAAAACAAGATTCATTACATTAGTGTGTTCattttgaataaatatgattAGGAGACAATTACTAAGCTTGATGGTTCGAATCATTGATTCTGTCAAACTATTTTATACAAGATTATGAGTAAACTAATAGAATAAATTATTTGGATTATTCATGATTAATCAACGAGATTTTGTCATGCATTAtaagtatatatttatcaagtatagaaatatatattttgtcaCCACATATCACTAATGGTTTGTCAAGTCAAACTATTTGGGATACATCAAGTATTCACGTTAAGTCTAGCTAGTTGGGTGAATTTGTCACAAGACCAATTTGCACATTAAAAACATTGTATAGACCTTAAGATGTCCTTTATGCTTTAGGGCACGAGTAGGTCGGTGCACATAGACACGGACTTTGTCATTTCCTATTTGCTATTTGCTTGTCATTTGTTGTATTTGGAGCTTACGCTTGCTgaccaggtgagttcataacccacactttttactgttttacattttttaaatgttttcgggggtggaaaaacatgcaagttttgcaaaaataaacaacttttcgttgaacgaaaactcatatttctaaaccatattgcgaatggatttcaaggaactcaaatggtttacgaacggtttatactaaacataccggttttacaaaacaaacgcgtattttcacaaacgtgcatgattttcatgactagtgacaagaatgtcctagttactacaacgggactgggttgttctgcgtacgaacaacgagacaacccaacgggtttatgtccccctttttcttttgaaatacatattaactatggtatgattaagctatggaatgaactcttggatcacgtgcgaataggcgctaacttaggcaccattaatccttttaaggaccacggaacatggggtagatctatcgggtacgggcgagccccactcacggtccatgtgcggccacttagagtgcttttgtgtcccagtcgaagtgaatcgacacttaaatcgtctaccgggttgagtgcttcctatgtcggcacacatattaatgtcttagctacacattaatgatcaacatgttcatagacgcattacatacctacttataaactgaactttcaaatgtttttaagattcatttgatgtaaactcacaaatacatggatttacaaactttggtaacgtttttcaaattatacctaagtaagaggacgcgctgatcctgcttacaaaggttcgtttgggctcggcccattatCTCTCGTGaaatgcacaaagactattgtgggctagactcacagtttttcatatatcatgccaagaaaataattttactatattttctcaacaactttaaaaccggttatcaaaaagatttattttaaatctttttaaaacaaactatgaactcgctcaactttatgttgactttttcgcatgttctttctcaggttgcatttttcaaaactacgGAATGCTTGGAATAGAAGAACCCACGggatttcgagtacttagcgggcgttcattgtttagaagtcttagctttttgcttccgctgtgcaatgaagataccggtccagtcacgccagttctgtagagatacctaggctctaacctcactatcctctggggacttagatcATTAAGACTTGAACACATACAGAATGCCtaggactcgaatatgggttTCCAACCGTTGCCAAAAACAATGAGTCcacaattttggttttaaacatacacaagtgttgtgttgaTACACGGTTCACGAAATAGATTCATACATTAAGCAAAGCTTTGAGTGTTTtggataacatgcatttaggacctttggaaaGCTTATGTTGAAACTCATTAGAGGTCCTCACTTAGAGACCGTGACTAACAACTCGAGCAAACGCCATTATATTGTGTCGTCTATGCTATTTTAACTAACCGAGCAGTTAATCTACGTGGAACGAAACATATTGCACAActatacatgaaacttaaactatacgtcagcggacgtcgaagTATATCGCACACGACTTTCGAGACAAGGCCTTTGGAAAACACACTTGGGCACGACAACAATGATGCTAATTCTGTCAGCAAGGGAATTGCTGCTCGAAATGCGGCAAATTGCCACGTGATTCTGCAAATGACACGACGAGGTATGTTTAACTGGGATTTCACAACAATCTATACTTACTCTAATGAGACTCACAACTATTGGCGCTGCAAAGGAAGTCACATGTCTTCGCATTCCCCCTACTTCATTCATGGCGATTATGCTACCTACGACATTCTATGGTAATGTCACATAACAACCAATCATCACGTgaacttccaggtaaagtccttaaatttcttttgttgaaattttgaattcttgcatatagtgagtagatttttgcatttctactcccccccTAATGATCGTTGCACCACAAAGATTTTCTTCCATGATAGCGAACACTCAACtgtttcatttcttgacaaattcATTCGATACGCATGTATTGTTTGATGCGCATGTGGTTTCACTCCAAATTGTTGCTTTATCAAAGTCCAAATATTGTTTCGCTATGTTCGAGTTTTTGCATTTTGATTTGAATGACTGCATTATTGCAAagcgttgactctttgatatcgagtcaacgaacTCGTTGAAACTCCTCTTTCTTTTCGAGTTActtacatggtttttcgttgtgacCATGTCGAAACTTTCTTGTCAATACATGTACTCGTTTTTGAATTACGTCTAAACCAAGTTTATTTGTTTGAACTTACTTGTAATATACATTCAATTCaaggtcccatatgatggattgaggccatcatattcgaaataatcccaacaagcacttcatttgcttcgaaccataacaggcttgtttggtcttcgacttcattgaatcgcTTCTTTTATCACGATCACCTTGCGGTGGCGTTCTCACAAATTTGAAGcatgcgctaatctcgttgctcacatcatgtacggatttaattatttatttatttgtttattgatattaaatctaTTTTGTTGATTTATCATGTTAaatcagtcttaatacaattgtgtgttaagacaatggtacacaagttcatgtcatatttcggtgtGCCTCTTAACGGATCTTTCATCATCGAGCGGACATTTTGGTGATACTCATTGCTTTTCATTTTTACtcgaaaacattgtttatttgtttcgttTTCAGTTGAAAATCCTACGAGatttgtttgaaataaatattcTGATTTACTCCGATAAACctttcatttgacttcaaacacggtgaacttgtttgctcaccgctattattgaattatttcaatcactacaacaccttgtggtgtcggtataaacttgtagcttgcgcTAATCATGATCGATCGTTCCATGCAAAACTACGTACGCTCTTTCCTTGGCTAATCATttaaatagtcttaatgcaactatgtattaagacgatgatataCCAGGTttggttgtatttcatttcggtgtatccttgcaacacgttgattttgtcttattcatttattggttcgatagttgacaaatcatttcttgattctatctATTTGAGCTTGTTGATTCAAGTTTCATACATACAACAACCAATGCAAGTTTCCGTTGGTAGAAAATTCGATTGTTTCCAAAAATTGACTTGCATATTGTGAACGCTCATTTAGAATTCTATTGGTCGaaattcctcttttgttgaacctgTAAACTTAAGTCACATTGATGATAGTATCACAACAtctcgttcacttgacatcgatttccGAAACAAACTCAGTGGAACCGTTGGGCTCTTATTGATACAAAATGTCCTTACATTCACGTAATGTGGATAACTCTTGGTTTCGAATTACATGGTTATTCACTTTGGTATTTTTCGGACTTACCTGCGAATAACAcaactctgaggagataacatagactaaatttcgaggacgaaatttctgcaacagggggagaatgtgacaaccggtaatttacgcctttaattacgcgattaacagatgtttaaaataataataaatagtgtttacaacgcaaattaacttaattaggcctatggagtgcctaggaacgtctattcGACTTTAAAGTGCGTGGATAGTACATTGCGGAAAATCTGCAAAACGTTAAACAGTAACGAACTgacaccgtacaaaatactgaccacGCCGACAAATACGAAGTTTATACGTATAACTGGTACTTATGAATGTGGTTTTGTGAAAACATCATGCTTTCGAACGACACAAAGCGTAAACGTCAACGAAAACGCGACTGTAGGAACGCACCGAAGAACGAACGTTGGTGATTGTATgaaactgaaaattttaaatttgaatattctattttgtttatttatatgATTATATTGGTATATATCAAATGGTTATAGATCAATTCcatcatatattttatctatgaAGAGATTTAAGATGATAAACGAGTAGACTTATATATGTATTATTACACAACATTTGTGCGTAGATcaaattttatatattttgatttGGCTTAATCAAAATTACAAGAGTTTTTCTTTACATCCGAGAAACAAGAGTTCATAGAGCTATTTATATCTTAAATCCTTTATAGCGAATTCTATATAAATCTAAATACCATTTTGTTTGTATTAATTAAACACAAAAATTGTACCAGCCTTTGACTTTTACCAATACACAATACTTGCAAGAACTCTCTTAGAAATTGAATTGTATAGTCCAGTGGAAAAATATTGTTTTGTTTAAGTGATAACTTGCAACAGTAGATATTTAATTGTTTATTACTAAACAGAATACTAATtcccattttttttattttttttttttgcttcttaATTTTCGGCTACAAGCAACCCCAACCGAAAGTTTGTATTCAAACTTCAAACACTCACATGTTTTTAATGCTAGATGTTTTATATTTTAATCCATAAGATTTTCCATGTACTTGGCCAACATGGAACCCTTATTTGCTATCTGTCGGTAGTGACCAACAACAAAAGTGAAAAATAAGTTAGCAACACTAGTAATTATTTTATCTACTTTTTCACTCCATCAACCATATCTTCTACTTGATAGTTATGTGCTCAACTCTTGTATCTTCCTACCCACTTTCAACACTCCCTTAACTTTTTGTCCTATTTCTTTGATCAACGAATGGGAGTAAGGAACAAAAGTCAAGCCACCATCTTTTAATTATTAAATCTATAACAACACACAACCTAAAGCTACATGTCTTTTAACTTCATAATATTGAGCACCATCATTTTATGACCTAAATGGGATCCCCATAACTAACAACCCATTCCCACCATACTTTACCTTTGACTTTGGAAATAAAACCACCATGTTctaaattcaaaaaaataaataaataaatcaggACCTAGACATCAAATAACTTTCACAAATTCAAAAACATCCCACCACCCCATACATACATCCCTCTCCTTCACTTCCTGTGGTAACTCCAAATCTTAAAACTTCAAGTGTAGAGTTTAACTCCAAGTGATTTCTCGTGCTTCAAGCTTTGGGTTTTAATAGTTCTTATCTTATTCCTTCTCCTTGCTTGCTTCTTGTAAGTAAAATTTAAAGAAACATTTTATTTTCATAGAATATGATGCTCAAGTCCACCCAAGTCTAGACTGTTGTGGTTACTCTTAAAAATATTATGTTTGATAAAAGCTAGTAAATAAAGATTAAATTTTGTCTAACATACTTTCAAAAAGTAAACATACACATGCATGAATTTTTTTTAAACGTTGTGTTGATTTCAAGTAATTATCATATTatggttttttttaaatattttttttataacttaTAGTTCAAGATCTTGTGAAAGGATATGGTTTTAAGgattaaaatatatgtatatacataataATATATACATACCTACTGATTTTTAGAGTGAGAAATACAGGGATTTTTCAAAAAGACATTTTGGTGAAACTTAAATATCACGAACTTTTGAGTATGGTCACATTTCAAGCTTATGGACCTAAATTACGACGTATAAttttataaacatatatattaggTTTGGAAAACAAGATTCATTACATTAGTGTGTTCattttgaataaatatgattAGGAGACAATTACTAAGCTTGATGGTTCGAATCATTGATTCTGTCAAACTATTTTATACAAGATTATGAGTAAACTAATACAATAAATTATTTGGATTATTCATGATTAATCAACGAGATTTTGTCATGCATTAtaagtatatatttatcaagtatagaaatatatattttgtcaCCACATATCACTAATGGTTTGTCAAGTCAAACTATTTGGGATACATCAAGTATTCACGTTAAGTCTAGCTAGTTGGGTGAATTTGTCACAAGACCAATTTGCACATTAAAAACATTGTATAGACCTTAAGATGTCCTTTATGCTTTAGGGCACGAGTAGGTCGGTGCACATAGACACGGACTTTGTCATTTCCTATTTGCTATTTGCTTGTCATTTGTTGTATTTGGAGCTTACGCTTGCTgacaaggtgagttcataacccccactttttactgttttacattttttaaatgttttcgggggtggaaagacatgcaagttttgcaaaaataaacaacttttcgttgaacgaaaactcatatttctaaaccatattgcgaatggatttcaaggaactcaaatggtttacgaacggtttatactaaacataccggttttacaaaacaaacgcgtattttcacaaacgtgcatgattttcatgactagtgacaagaatgtcctagttactacaacgggactgggttgttctgcgtacgaacaacgagacaacccaacgggtttatgtccccctttttcttttgaaatacatattaactatggtatgattaagctatggaatgaactcttggatcacgtgcgaataggcgctaacttaggcaccattaatccttttaaggaccacggaacatggggtagatctatcgggtacgggcgagccccactcacggtccatgtgcggccacttagagtgcttttgtgtcccagtcgaagtgaatcgacacttaaatcgtctaccgggttgagtgcttcctatgtcggcacacatattaatgtcttagctacacattaatgatcaacatgttcatagacgcattacatacctacttataaactgaactttcaaatgtttttaagattcatttgatgtaaactcacaaatacatggatttacaaactttggtaacgtttttcaaattatacctaagtaagaggacgcgctgatcctgcttacaaaggttcgtttgggctcggcccattatCTCTCGTGaaatgcacaaagactattgtgggctagactcacagtttttcatatatcatgccaagaaaataattttactatattttctcaacaactttaaaaccggttatcaaaaagatttattttaaatctttttaaaacaaactatgaactcgctcaactttatgttgactttttcgcatgttctttctcaggttgcatttttcaaaactacggaacggttggaatagaagaacccacgggatttcgagtacttagcgggcgttcattgtttagaagtcttagctttttgcttccgctgtgcaatgaagataccggtccagtcacgccagctctgatatttcggggtgtgacaaataaatGCTCCCGAACCTAAATTCACTTGGCTAGCCCGAGTAGGCTCAAGCTTAGTTATAAATTATAAGTACATAAAATTGTGATGCCTCACTTGAAAGACTCATCCCACACATGATACCCTGTTCCTAGGGGGCATGAGCTGGCTATTTTCGCAAGTCATTTTGGTCTTTggccattttggtaattttccccaCGAGATAATTATATattgttccccacgagataattATATATTGTAGCTATCACATTAATGAACGACACAAAATAAGACGTACATGGATGACTTTTCAAAAAGAAGCAGCGTCTCATGTAAATTAGGACCACCTCCATTATATAAGTTAGGACCAAAGTTTTCATATGAACGTAATTTTCATATGAATGTAAAAATGGTTGAGTTTGTGATAATTATATCATCAGTCCTGGCGCTAATCCTAGTGTCCATCCTTGCTAAATTTAAAAGCTTTAGATCAAATCTTCCACCAGGCCCTTCAGGCCTTCCTATAATCGGAAACTTGCACCAACTACACACCAACCACCTTTCCGACCACCTATGGCAACTATCAAAACGCTACGGTCCACTCATGTCCTTACGGCTTGGTCGGGTCAAAGTGGTGGTTGTTTCTTCAGCACAAATGGCAAAAGAAGTCCTGAAAACAAACGATGCGATCTTTTGTAGTAGGCCGGTATTCACGGGGCAGCAAAAGATCACTTATGGCTACAAGGGTTTGGTTTTGACCCCTTATAATGAATATTGGCGAGAAATGAGAAAGATTTGCACCCTTCATTTGTTCACGTCGAAAAAGGTGCAATCTTTTCGTTTTGATCGTGAGGAAGAAGTTTTCCTCACGATCAAAAGGATAATATCTCAAATCACTACTCCAGGTTCACCTGAAGTAGTGGTTAATTTAAACGAGACTATAATGACTCTTACAAGTACAATTATTTGTAGAGTCGCTTATGGTTTGAGGCAAGGATAGGAAATGAGCCGATTCCATGAGCTTCTTTTGGAGTGTCAAGCGGTGTTGGTTAACTTCTATTTTCGGGATCATTTCCCATTGATGGGGTGGCTTGATCATCTAAATGGAAGCATGGCTAGGCTAGAGAAGAACTTCAACGATATGGATGTGTTTTACCAAGATCTTGTTGACAAGCATTTGAATCCCAAAGGACCCAAACTGCAAGATGATATTGTGGACATCTTACTTCGGCTTAAGAAGGATGATTCGTGTTCATTTGGTCTCACTTTCGACCACATCAAAGCAATACTTATGGTAGGGTTAATGATTTAAAGAATACAATACATTTTAGCATGTAGTAGTGTCAATGAGTCAAGTCGAGCCTGAACAGCTCGTTAGACTTACAAAAGCTTGATTTATATTTCTAAAGCTTGTACTCAGCCTGTGCATATTTTTTCAAGCTCAAGTCGAGCCTGAGCAACTCGTTAGACTTATGTAAGCCTGATCTATATTTTTAAAGCTCGTACTCAGCTTATGCATATTTTTTCAAGCTCAAGCTCTCAGGCCTACCTCGTTAATTAGTAGTTAATTCATTTATCTACCTTTATagctatatttatatatatatataggatttgaATCAAGTGAAAACTCCTAAGAGTTGTAAGAACTTAGAGAACTCCGACTTTCCATGTGAGTATTTCCCCCATTTTATGCACACACCTAGATTAAGATGCTACAAACACGGCTGTAAAAAAACTTTGAAGTGACGTTTTTCGGTCCTTTACACTTGTTGTAAAAAACTCCAACATTTACACCACCTGTAAACATTTTCTACGGGTGATGTAAATcaacaaaaacattttttttggaaaagctgattttttaagatttttggtaaaaaaagttttgaaaaaactTTCGTAAGGCCGatttctctaagttctcacaacttgtaAGAGTTTTTATTTTaccctaatcctatatatatatatatatatatatatatatatatatataatttagttattttgtCAGTATTTATATATAGTAGTACACATgatattaatatttataaaacaaaaaatgcATTAGTATATTAGGCTCTTGAGTCTACCCGAGCTCGATCATGCATTTTGGGCTCATGCTTATTTTTTAAACAATCTTATTTTTAGGCTCCAGCTTGTTTAACACATCATTTAGCATTTTAGCATGGTGATATCGAGTGAAACCAATGATAAATAGCGGCTTGACTTGTTTATACCCTTAGCATTTAGTCACACTCACAAACACTATTTGGCAGGATATTTTTTTGGCAGGTACCGAGACAGTTGCGTCAACCGTTGTTTGGGCTATGGCTATGCTCATTAAGAATCCAAAAGCTTTGAAAAAGGTTCAACAAGAGGTAAGAAATGTTGTTGGAAACAAAGGGAATGTTGATGAGGATGACCTACAAAAACTCGATTATCTAAAGGCAGTAATAAAAGAATCACTCAGATTATACCCGGTTGGACCTCTTTTGATACCACATGAAACCAATGATAAATGTGTTTTAGCCGGGTACACGATTCCAAAAAAGACTTTGGTTTATGTAAATGTGTGGGCCATTGGCCGTGACCCTAATAGTTGGGAAAACCCTAATGAGTTTGAGCCAGAAAGGTTTATGAGAAGTAGTATCGATTACAATGGTTCGGACTTCAAGTTCATCCCGTTTGGGTCAGGTCGAAGAGGGTGCCCTGGCATGTTACTTGGAGCTACAACATTGGAATTGATCCTTTCGAATCTTATCTACGTGTTCGAGTGGAGCTTGCCTAATGGGATTAAGAGAGAGGACATTGACACATTGACGGCTCCCGGATTTGTTCTTCACAAGAAAAATGCCCTTAAACTTGTTGTTAGCTATCCATGATTGTCATCTTTGCATCCGTTTTGCGTGTAATGTCATTGTTAAaatgaaataataaaataaaataataataaatacgaTGGCAACTTTATTTTCTATTGCAACTTTATTTTCTATTAATATGTCACTATGGTTATCTCAAGTACTCATATTAATAACCAGTTTCAATAATCTAGGGTAAGGGTATTTATTGAATCGAATAACGATTTTCAAATTACTCAACTTAAAACTTTGGAATGACGTTTTTTGCttgaatttgaatttgattagAAAAATGgtcaattcgattcgaattcatATTTGAATTAAAACATCAATTCGAATTTAGATAAATTCGAATAAATTTGTTTCAATTCAAAttcatttaaaatatataaatttcttATGGACTATTTAGGCTTAGTAGTGAGTTATTTTAGGATTTAGATTCAATTTACATATTAATTTATACTATGGCCCAAATTAAAGTTAtctatgtgtattatatataaatataatagaTAAATATGTATAGTTTAAATTTGAATACGAATTTTTGACTTGAATCAAATCTAAAATTATAAATTCATAACGAATTTATTGGGTCAAagtcgaattgaatcgaatttaAATTCTTGATAATCAAATCGAATTGagtcaaattttgaatttttcgaatCTGAATCGAATTTTGAACACCCTTGATCTAGGGTTAGCCCCTTCAACACCGATTCTAAAAAAATATTCAAGATTTCTattaatttttaataatatataatttttaaaacatCCTATAAGGACACCAGTTTGTTGTCTCGTATatattacacatgttgaataaTGAAAATTGTTTGTCTGCATAGCACAATAAGACAAGTAAGTGTACTTCATAATCATCCCACAAGCTTGAAATCTCTTGCTCATAGAAATCAATACCTAATCCGCTTTTAAAGTGCTTAGTAATCAATTCTTAGGAAGTTTGATAACTATTTTTATATTATTAGCCACAAAACATATTTGGATA
This genomic stretch from Helianthus annuus cultivar XRQ/B chromosome 8, HanXRQr2.0-SUNRISE, whole genome shotgun sequence harbors:
- the LOC110873226 gene encoding LOW QUALITY PROTEIN: cytochrome P450 71A1 (The sequence of the model RefSeq protein was modified relative to this genomic sequence to represent the inferred CDS: substituted 1 base at 1 genomic stop codon), with amino-acid sequence MDDFSKRSSVSCKLGPPPLYKLGPKFSYERNFHMNVKMVEFVIIISSVLALILVSILAKFKSFRSNLPPGPSGLPIIGNLHQLHTNHLSDHLWQLSKRYGPLMSLRLGRVKVVVVSSAQMAKEVLKTNDAIFCSRPVFTGQQKITYGYKGLVLTPYNEYWREMRKICTLHLFTSKKVQSFRFDREEEVFLTIKRIISQITTPGSPEVVVNLNETIMTLTSTIICRVAYGLRQGXEMSRFHELLLECQAVLVNFYFRDHFPLMGWLDHLNGSMARLEKNFNDMDVFYQDLVDKHLNPKGPKLQDDIVDILLRLKKDDSCSFGLTFDHIKAILMDIFLAGTETVASTVVWAMAMLIKNPKALKKVQQEVRNVVGNKGNVDEDDLQKLDYLKAVIKESLRLYPVGPLLIPHETNDKCVLAGYTIPKKTLVYVNVWAIGRDPNSWENPNEFEPERFMRSSIDYNGSDFKFIPFGSGRRGCPGMLLGATTLELILSNLIYVFEWSLPNGIKREDIDTLTAPGFVLHKKNALKLVVSYP